The sequence ACTGCCGCTCTAGTGACATGTTCTCCAAAGACTCTATATCCTCAATGCCTGCTCTGTAGTGGATCATCAGCAGTGTAAGGGCCTGCAGTCTTTCACCCGACTTAGCCAGCGCAGCAGAAATCAAGGCTTTCTTCCTTGCATCGgttgtctctttttcttctttaacaagTGAATTATTATTTTCCAGCTCCTGGTCTATTTCATTCTGCAGCTTATCCAACATAAATTCTAATTTCTGAAAACGCTCCTCTGTGGGTAAACTTCTGTAGAGATCACGTCCAATTTCTTTAACAGCAATGAAGACACTGTCATCTAGACCACCCTCCTTCCGGACCAATTTTATCCCAGTACCTGCTGCACGTTTTGAGGGACTGCTTGGCCCACTGATTTCAGTATCGCTACTTTCATTATCAGAAGTGTTTGGTGTGTGCTTTGGTGAAGGTTCTACCACCTCTGTTCCTTGCTCAGAAAGACGAGCTTTGGGGACTTGACGAAGGTTTAACAAACGGGTGCTTGTATTGATGATATGCCTGGTCAAACCTGTAGTTCTGTTAACAGATTTAGATTCTGAATCCACACGAGAGGATGCAGCTTGGGGAgcttcctgcccttctgctctaCAACCTCCCACAGTTCGATCAAGTCGCTTTTCAGCTCCTACACAAAAGGGTGTCTCTGTTAGacatttttcttgacattttttatGGCAAACATAAGCACAGAGCATGCACTGTGAAGCCGCTTTAGTCCATACTTTCTTTTTGCAGTAATCACACCAAGTTGGGTTCTGAAACTGAGTGTCTTGAAAGTTATGCTTATTCTCTGTAAAAACAATTTGTCCCAAGTAAGGATCCTCTTTCTGAAGTGCACGAGCTTCTTCTTCTAAGTGacattctctttctttctccaggaGAAGGTTTGAATCATCTATTTCaccttcttttaaatatttgaagtgtaAAGTTACATCGCCATAACAAAACTTTTCATTGAATCCCTTATGGGTTGTCAAATTCCGCAATGCTGTTCTAGTGACTGCTGCTTTAGGTGTGGGAGCATCCAGTTTAAATGTTCTAATATATTCCATTGAGGATGTAGCTATACAATCTAAAGCGATTTCTTCAAGTTTTATGCTTGCATATCCTAAGCAGATAAACCCACCTGCTTTGAAAGGGTCTCTGCACCACAGTGCAACATTAAGGTACTTATGGTATCCTTCTACTTCAAACAGACAGGAGGATGTTCTCGTCCTTGGCCATCGGCCTTGCCGGATTTTGTAAGGAATTTCTGGCGATTCCCATGTCTGATGATCATCTCCACTATCTTTGTAACTACGTGCATTTTCTGGAAGTCCATCTTTTAATGTATCTTGTTTTGGTGCTGTTATTACTTTTGATACCGTTGGGTCTTCTATTTGATCATTATTCTTTACTACCTTCTCTGTACATTTATCTCCATTATTTGTAGGTGGAGGTGGCCTCTCTGGTTTTTCAGAAGGTACACCTCCAGTTTCTAACAGATTTTGGGTTTCATTAGTAGGCAAAACAGGCTTACTTTGTGGCCTAGGTGGCACAGGAGGCTTAGTACTGGATCCTTGTGATTGTTTACCTGATTGCTGTGAGGCATCTGAACCCTCAACAGTTTTGGGCATTGCCACTTTAGCTCCATCTTTTTGTTGCGTTTTTGATGCTGTCTGATAACTTCCTAAATGTAGTTTTCGATTCAGAATTGGAGATATAGTTCCAAGTGGCTTAGCAGCAAGTATTACTACTGAACGTTTGGGACTCGGAGTTGTTGGCAGATCTTCTTTTTGGTCAGGAGATTCACAAGCTAAGTCCTCAAATTCTGAATCAAAATCTCTGTTATCAACATCAGCTGATAAACTAGCCTGGTCATCTTCTGGCTGTGTCAAGAAAGCAGTGTCTTCCAGTTGTCCAAATCCATCCTGTAGTGCTGAACCATGCTGATTATATCCAACAGGTCTTTCATAAAAGACTAAAACTCTGTCCCCAGCCTGTCTAATAAGCTTCAACACTTGGACAGTTGATGTGATTTTgacacctattaaaaaaaaagacaaaaaatgttaaatatttattaagataATCTAAATGGCCAAAAATAGTCAACAAATGTTTGGATCTTTAATAGTGGTAGTAAGTGTTGCTCACTAACAGAAGAAGTCAATTATGGCAGAAGAGCTTAATTGAAATGTAACAGATGGAGCCTCTTCCATTTTATTCATACAATTATACAACTTCAGAAGCTGGAAAAGATACTAACATAAATACTCCAGTTCTCTGTTTGTTATTAATGATGTAATCTTAGAGTAATGTTGATCTTGTATGCTAAGTTTTTTATCCTTAATCTTATTGTAAGTTTGGACTTTTCAGCAGCAGGCATTTAATAAAGGGTTCAGAAGAGATGGGTATCTTTAAATATAGTTATAATTAAAACAGAAGCAGgtgaacaaagaaaataattccaaTATGTTACAATACAGTATAGGCATGAGGCTACATTCTCAGTATGGCTGAACGGTGAACTGCATCATCTGTCTCATCAGAAATTTCAGAGCCATTTGACAGTATCTCCAGTCTATGGTAAGATTCAACAAATTACATGCAAGCAAAAATATCTTAAAGAGCACACAGTCCAAATAAAGTCATGGAGTAAAAATGAATTTTGCCTTGGTTCTATAGTAATCATCAACTGTCTGTCTGAAACAACTCAAACCCCTTTTATAACATTGGAGCAATGCAATGGGGATTTATGAAGTACCTAATCACAGTAACTCATTGTGGTATTTAAGCTCTGGCctgtaaattaatgaaaaaaattactgcaacTGTGTTAGCAGGGAGTGTAAGTAGTTCATGCTGTAAATATATGAATTTCTATCTTCATAGTATTTTACTGCACTAACTCTCCTATACTATCGTAGTGACTTCGAACCAAACACAAAATTACCGTACCTCTTATTTATATGGCTAATGTTTGGAGAAGTGTGTGTGCTGTCACATGTAGGGATGGCTGGAATACTACATATCGTTCATAATCACGCAgttctttctgcatttctttttgtaCCAACGACATAATGGAGATAATCACCAAAATCACAATATAACCCTAACAGAATTTCTTTTACCATTTTTCCCCTAGAGGAATTTCACTTTACATTCTATTTTAACAGTGCTGCCTACACTTATTTCTAAAGCATTATTAATATACAGTGA comes from Athene noctua chromosome 5, bAthNoc1.hap1.1, whole genome shotgun sequence and encodes:
- the PDZD8 gene encoding PDZ domain-containing protein 8 isoform X2, with product MLLVYVILLSALAGCFLTLLLQLLLLYRKKPEPPGAAGASDGLVYARVAADHSLRDYLQGSEPAGSQASPEPALGPVPASAPPPPAPSSREETCHFLNAIFLFLFRELRDTALVRNWVTKKIKVEFEELLQAKMTGKVLEGLSLRDVSLGNVLPVFKAVKLIRPVVCNEEGCPEELGFEVDLEYNGGFHLAIDADLVFGKSAYLFVKISRVMGKLKLVFTRLPFTHWSFSFMDDPVILFEVKSQFEGRPMPQLTSIIVNQFKKVIKRKHTLPNYKIRFKPFFPFQVVPPDEYEDRDLCIQDFLLTEGRLKVTLIECTRLLMFGSYERETNVHCTMELSSNVWEEKSRSSIKTAELVKGNLQSVGLTLRLVQSKEEDAGHVVIETVTPNSPAAAADLQRGDRLLAIGSVKITSTVQVLKLIRQAGDRVLVFYERPVGYNQHGSALQDGFGQLEDTAFLTQPEDDQASLSADVDNRDFDSEFEDLACESPDQKEDLPTTPSPKRSVVILAAKPLGTISPILNRKLHLGSYQTASKTQQKDGAKVAMPKTVEGSDASQQSGKQSQGSSTKPPVPPRPQSKPVLPTNETQNLLETGGVPSEKPERPPPPTNNGDKCTEKVVKNNDQIEDPTVSKVITAPKQDTLKDGLPENARSYKDSGDDHQTWESPEIPYKIRQGRWPRTRTSSCLFEVEGYHKYLNVALWCRDPFKAGGFICLGYASIKLEEIALDCIATSSMEYIRTFKLDAPTPKAAVTRTALRNLTTHKGFNEKFCYGDVTLHFKYLKEGEIDDSNLLLEKERECHLEEEARALQKEDPYLGQIVFTENKHNFQDTQFQNPTWCDYCKKKVWTKAASQCMLCAYVCHKKCQEKCLTETPFCVGAEKRLDRTVGGCRAEGQEAPQAASSRVDSESKSVNRTTGLTRHIINTSTRLLNLRQVPKARLSEQGTEVVEPSPKHTPNTSDNESSDTEISGPSSPSKRAAGTGIKLVRKEGGLDDSVFIAVKEIGRDLYRSLPTEERFQKLEFMLDKLQNEIDQELENNNSLVKEEKETTDARKKALISAALAKSGERLQALTLLMIHYRAGIEDIESLENMSLERQSKRVTKESEEPNVAEEMDNEDISLMEAPTFNIVSEEPVEPPQSVD
- the PDZD8 gene encoding PDZ domain-containing protein 8 isoform X1; this encodes MLLVYVILLSALAGCFLTLLLQLLLLYRKKPEPPGAAGASDGLVYARVAADHSLRDYLQGSEPAGSQASPEPALGPVPASAPAAAAAAPAAAPGPEPSAKQPQQPQQQQQQPEPPPAPSSREETCHFLNAIFLFLFRELRDTALVRNWVTKKIKVEFEELLQAKMTGKVLEGLSLRDVSLGNVLPVFKAVKLIRPVVCNEEGCPEELGFEVDLEYNGGFHLAIDADLVFGKSAYLFVKISRVMGKLKLVFTRLPFTHWSFSFMDDPVILFEVKSQFEGRPMPQLTSIIVNQFKKVIKRKHTLPNYKIRFKPFFPFQVVPPDEYEDRDLCIQDFLLTEGRLKVTLIECTRLLMFGSYERETNVHCTMELSSNVWEEKSRSSIKTAELVKGNLQSVGLTLRLVQSKEEDAGHVVIETVTPNSPAAAADLQRGDRLLAIGSVKITSTVQVLKLIRQAGDRVLVFYERPVGYNQHGSALQDGFGQLEDTAFLTQPEDDQASLSADVDNRDFDSEFEDLACESPDQKEDLPTTPSPKRSVVILAAKPLGTISPILNRKLHLGSYQTASKTQQKDGAKVAMPKTVEGSDASQQSGKQSQGSSTKPPVPPRPQSKPVLPTNETQNLLETGGVPSEKPERPPPPTNNGDKCTEKVVKNNDQIEDPTVSKVITAPKQDTLKDGLPENARSYKDSGDDHQTWESPEIPYKIRQGRWPRTRTSSCLFEVEGYHKYLNVALWCRDPFKAGGFICLGYASIKLEEIALDCIATSSMEYIRTFKLDAPTPKAAVTRTALRNLTTHKGFNEKFCYGDVTLHFKYLKEGEIDDSNLLLEKERECHLEEEARALQKEDPYLGQIVFTENKHNFQDTQFQNPTWCDYCKKKVWTKAASQCMLCAYVCHKKCQEKCLTETPFCVGAEKRLDRTVGGCRAEGQEAPQAASSRVDSESKSVNRTTGLTRHIINTSTRLLNLRQVPKARLSEQGTEVVEPSPKHTPNTSDNESSDTEISGPSSPSKRAAGTGIKLVRKEGGLDDSVFIAVKEIGRDLYRSLPTEERFQKLEFMLDKLQNEIDQELENNNSLVKEEKETTDARKKALISAALAKSGERLQALTLLMIHYRAGIEDIESLENMSLERQSKRVTKESEEPNVAEEMDNEDISLMEAPTFNIVSEEPVEPPQSVD